The DNA sequence ACCTGGATCAGCAGCGGCGTGCTGCGGATGAACTCGATCACCGCCGTGGCCGGCCACGACAGCCAGAGTTTGCGACTGCGCCGGCCAATCGCAAGGAACAGTCCCAGGACAATCGCAATCAGGAAACCGACCAGGGTGATACCCACGGTGTTGAGGGAGGCGCGCAGCAGGTCCGGCAGGATCTGTGCGGCGTAGGACCAATCGAACAAGGTCATGACAGACCTCCACGCATCCGGCCCCGGCTCAGTCGTCGCTCGATGTGGCGCATGCCGAAGTTGATGGCTTGGGCGAGGATGAAATACATCACCAGCGCCAGGCTGAAGATCTCCAGGGTCTGGAAGGTTGCCTGATCCAATTGCCGAGCCCGGAAGCTCAGGTCGGACAAGGTGATCAGCGACACCAGCGAGGTATTTTTCAGCAACTCGATGAGCAGGTTGGTGCCCGGTGGAATCGCCGCCAGCAAGGCCTGCGGCAAAATGATCCGTTTGAAGCGCGTGAAACCGCTGAAATTCAGCGCCGTGCAGGCTTCGTATTGCCCCTTGGCCACCGAGCTGATGGCGCCGCGCATCACCTCGGCCCCATACGCACCGATGTGCAGGCCCAGGCCGACAATCGCCACCGCGTAGGGACTCAGCTCGATGTTGAACGGCGGCAGCGGCAATACGAAGAACAGCCAGAACAGCTGGACCAACAATGAGGTGCCTCGGAACACTTCGATGTAGGTAATGCTGAACCAGCGCAGCGTGCGCCACGGCGACAGCCGCCCGAGGGCCGCCAAGACCGCGGCGATAATCGCCAGCAGCGAGCCGAAGAAGGTCACCTGAAGCGTGACCCAGGCCCCTTGAATCAATAACGGAAGTAATTCGCCCATGGTTCAACCCGATATCCGATGAAGCAGGGAACAGGCATCACGCAGCGCGCGTCACGCCTGTTTCGGCACGTCAGTTTCGACTATGGCTGAGCGCAGAGCTCGGCCGCGGTTTTACTGGTCACGTTGGACTTGTCGAACCCGAACGGCGCAACCGTCTTGAGGTGTTCTTCGGAGCCCAGCCACTTCTTCAGTTCGGCGTTGACCGCATCGCGCAGGTCTTTGTCTTCGGGGCGGAAGGCGAGGGCGCCGTAGCCGATGTGGGACGGATCGTCCTTGAACTCGGTCATCGCCTCGATCTTGTCGCCGCCCTTGCTGGCCAGGCCTTTCATGGTCAGTTGCGTGCCAACGGCAGCGTCCGCGCGACCGGCCCGCACCGCTTGCAATTGTGCGGTGGTGTCGGGGACCTGGAGGATCTGCTCGTCCTTGACCCCGGAGTCTCGAGCGTAAGCCAGGTTCACCGTGCCGGCCATGATCGCCAGCTTCACGTCCGGTTGCTTGGCGATGTCTTCATAGCTGTGGAGGTTTTTCGGGTTGCCCTTGGCCACGAGCAAGGCATCGGGCAACTGGTATTGCGGATCGGTGAACAACACTTGCTTGCAGCGCGCCGGGGTGATGTACATGCCGGCGGCAATCACGTCGAAACGGCCGGCGCGCAGGCCGGGAATCAGCGAGCCCCATTCAGTGAGCACGCCGTTGACCTGTTGGATGCCCATCTTGGCGAAGATGATCTTGGCGATTTCTGGCGACTCACCGGTCACGGTGCCATCGGTTTCGGTGAAGGCGAACGGGGTTTCGTTGGCGTAGCCGATCCGGATGCTGCTGTTGCTTTTGACGGTGTCCAGAGTGGCCGCCTGGACGCCGCTGGCCAGGCCGAGTACGGCGCAAGTCAGCAAGAGCCGACGCAAGGGCGCGCAGGTGCGGGGAAGAAAATTGCTCATCGATAAAATCTCCTGTTTCTTGTGGATCCGTCGTTGGACGGCTCTGTGGTAGGAGGCAGTGTGACAAGAGCAAAGCGTACTGCGGCTGATCCAGGCTGGGCCTTGGATCGGGAATGGCGCCGGTACAGGTCGAATCCGGCTTTTTGTCAGGGCCAGGAGCCCGCCTGGATGACGACCTTGGACCGAGCATACAAAAGCCCCGGCATCGATTGTATTGCACTAGGACAATTGCTTTGCCGGGATTGTCGCGGGATGCTGTGCGCACCAGAACACACGCGGGTTGCAGCCTCATGGATAAGTGGAAATCAGCCTTGGACGTCGCCCGCAGCGGTGAATCCAAATACAAGATTCTGGTGCAGGCCATTGCCGACGATATCGAACAGGGCGCCCTTGCCAACGACCAGCGCCTGCCGCCGCAACGGCAAGTGGCCGACGCCATGGGCATCAGCGTGCAAACCGTCACCAATGCCTACAAGGAGCTGGAGCGCCAGGGCCTGGTGCGTTGCGAAGTGGGGCGCGGCAGTTTCGTTTCCCGGCGCATGAGCGACCGGGTGGCCACTTATATTCTCGACAGCCCCGAGCGGGCATTGGTGGATTTTTCCATCACGCGGATCATGCACACCCGTGAGCACGACCAGTTCTGGCGCGACACCTGCCTTGAGCTGAGCACCGAGGAGGACCAGCCGTGGATTCATGCGTTCCGGCCGATTGCCGGTTTTGAGTCCCACCGTGAGGCTGCCGCCCAATGGATCGGCCGCCAGGGGCTGAAGGTCGATCGCAACGACATACTGATCACCAACGGCGCGGCCCACGGGATTTTTCTTGCCCTGGCTTCCCTGGCCGGTCCTGACGATGTGGTGCTCTGCGAGGGCGTGACCGACCACGGGGTGATCGGCAACTCCCAGGTGCTGGGTTTCACCCTCAAGGGATTGGAGATGGACCGCTACGGCATCGATCCCGAACATTTCGAAGACATGTGCAGCAACGAGCGCATCACCGCGCTGGTGTGCACGCCGAACCTGAACAACCCCACCACCAGCCTGATGCCCGACACTCGCCGCCGGGAAATCGCCGAGATAGCCCGACGCTTTGGTGTGCACATCATTGAAGACGACGTGTACGGCCCGCTGCTGGACGAACGCCGGGCGCCGCCCATCAGCCATTACCTGCCGGAGCTGTCGTTCTATTGCACCAGCATGACCAAGTCGGTGCTCACGGGGCTGCGCATCGGCTACCTGGTGGTGCCCAAGCGCCTGGCGTTGCGCACCGAAAGCATCCTGCGGGTCAACAGCTGGATGGCCACGCCCATGGTCTCGGAGATTGCCGCCCGCTGGATCCGCGATGGGCGCGCCGAATCGCTGGTGCATCTGCAGCGCCGCTTGCTGTCCGGGCGCCAGGCGATGGTCACCGAGTACATGGGCGAGCACGTGTTGGGCCAGCACCCTCATGCGTTGAACGCGTGGATCGGCATCCCGTCCCATTGGGAAGTGGACAGCCTGGTGCGAGCCCTGCGGCACAAACACATCGCCGTGACCTCCCCCGACCCGTTCACCGTGCGCGGCACCCCAAAACCCCGCGCGGTGCGGGTGTGTGTCGGGGCTGAGTGCAGCGATGAGGAAATGCGCCATGCCCTGGCGGGGATGCGGGACATCTTCAACCAGTATCCGCAGATCCATGATTTCTGATGTTGCTGGATTAATGCACAACATAACCCCCTGTGGGAGCGGGCTTGCTCGCGAAGGCGGCGGCACATCCAGCATTGATGTGACTGGCAGACCGCTTTCGCGAGCAAGCCCGCTCCCACAATGGAATTACGCTGTTCACGGGATTTGTGTTCACCGCAAACTAAATTGCCCTAGTACATTCATCACCACAATCCAGCCCTCTTAGACTGCGTCCAACACATCAGCTCGGGACGCGGTCATGTCGGTGTTGCAGCTTCAGGATGTCTACCTCGCTCGCCAGCGCATCGAAGCGCTGGTGCGGCGCACGCCCATGGAGCCTTCCGCCAGCCTGTCGCGGCTGATGGGGGTGGCGGTTTACCTCAAGCTGGAATCCCTGCAAATCACCGGCAGTTTCAAGTTGCGCGGCGCGAGCAATGCCGTGGCCCTACTCACTCCCGAGCAGAAAGCCTTGGGTGTGGTCACTGCATCCACCGGCAATCATGGCCGGGCATTGGCCCATGCCGCCTCGCAACAAGGGGTCAAGGCGATTGTCTGCCTGTCGAGCCTGGTGCCAGCCAATAAGGTGCAGGCGATTCGCGACCTGGGTGCCGAGGTGTGCATCGTCGGCCAGTCCCAGGACGATGCCCAGCGCGAAGCCGAGTGCATCGCGAGGGAGCAGGGCGCGACCTTCCTGCCGCCCTTCGATCACCCGGCGATCATCGCCGGCCAAGGCACCCTCGGCCTGGAGATCCTCGAGCAGCAACCGGACGTGGCCCAGGTGCTGGTGCCGCTGTCCGGCGGTGGCCTGTTCGCCGGTGTGGCCTTGGCCCTCAAGCGTGCCAACCCAGCGATCCAGGTCCACGGCATCAGCATGGCCCGTGGCGCCGCGATGCACGCCAGCCTCGCCGCCGGGCACCCGGTGGACGTCGAAGAACTACCGACGCTGGCTGACTCCCTCGGCGGCGGCATCGGCCTGGACAACCGCTACACCTTCGACATGACCGGCCAATTGAGCGATGACTTGCACCTGCTTTCGGAAGCCTCCATCGGCAACGCCATCCGTCACGCCTATCACCACGAACGCCTGGTCCTCGAAGGCGCGGC is a window from the Pseudomonas brassicacearum genome containing:
- the eutB gene encoding hydroxyectoine utilization dehydratase EutB, whose protein sequence is MSVLQLQDVYLARQRIEALVRRTPMEPSASLSRLMGVAVYLKLESLQITGSFKLRGASNAVALLTPEQKALGVVTASTGNHGRALAHAASQQGVKAIVCLSSLVPANKVQAIRDLGAEVCIVGQSQDDAQREAECIAREQGATFLPPFDHPAIIAGQGTLGLEILEQQPDVAQVLVPLSGGGLFAGVALALKRANPAIQVHGISMARGAAMHASLAAGHPVDVEELPTLADSLGGGIGLDNRYTFDMTGQLSDDLHLLSEASIGNAIRHAYHHERLVLEGAAAVGIAALLDGLIEPRGPIVLVISGRNVDTEQHARVIAGANT
- the ehuC gene encoding ectoine/hydroxyectoine ABC transporter permease subunit EhuC, which encodes MGELLPLLIQGAWVTLQVTFFGSLLAIIAAVLAALGRLSPWRTLRWFSITYIEVFRGTSLLVQLFWLFFVLPLPPFNIELSPYAVAIVGLGLHIGAYGAEVMRGAISSVAKGQYEACTALNFSGFTRFKRIILPQALLAAIPPGTNLLIELLKNTSLVSLITLSDLSFRARQLDQATFQTLEIFSLALVMYFILAQAINFGMRHIERRLSRGRMRGGLS
- a CDS encoding PLP-dependent aminotransferase family protein, whose translation is MDKWKSALDVARSGESKYKILVQAIADDIEQGALANDQRLPPQRQVADAMGISVQTVTNAYKELERQGLVRCEVGRGSFVSRRMSDRVATYILDSPERALVDFSITRIMHTREHDQFWRDTCLELSTEEDQPWIHAFRPIAGFESHREAAAQWIGRQGLKVDRNDILITNGAAHGIFLALASLAGPDDVVLCEGVTDHGVIGNSQVLGFTLKGLEMDRYGIDPEHFEDMCSNERITALVCTPNLNNPTTSLMPDTRRREIAEIARRFGVHIIEDDVYGPLLDERRAPPISHYLPELSFYCTSMTKSVLTGLRIGYLVVPKRLALRTESILRVNSWMATPMVSEIAARWIRDGRAESLVHLQRRLLSGRQAMVTEYMGEHVLGQHPHALNAWIGIPSHWEVDSLVRALRHKHIAVTSPDPFTVRGTPKPRAVRVCVGAECSDEEMRHALAGMRDIFNQYPQIHDF
- the ehuB gene encoding ectoine/hydroxyectoine ABC transporter substrate-binding protein EhuB, yielding MSNFLPRTCAPLRRLLLTCAVLGLASGVQAATLDTVKSNSSIRIGYANETPFAFTETDGTVTGESPEIAKIIFAKMGIQQVNGVLTEWGSLIPGLRAGRFDVIAAGMYITPARCKQVLFTDPQYQLPDALLVAKGNPKNLHSYEDIAKQPDVKLAIMAGTVNLAYARDSGVKDEQILQVPDTTAQLQAVRAGRADAAVGTQLTMKGLASKGGDKIEAMTEFKDDPSHIGYGALAFRPEDKDLRDAVNAELKKWLGSEEHLKTVAPFGFDKSNVTSKTAAELCAQP